The following coding sequences are from one Enterococcus sp. 4G2_DIV0659 window:
- the lepB gene encoding signal peptidase I, producing the protein MKTTVKKQKRKVTSSVRIVDSSKNKKRKKKDKGIRRQASVVKRKKKLIHLKKKSKRSVKKRKRKLWKKSIRRIVSELISSIALAALFIWVISLFTFTFTRIDGYGMMPTLTKNDTVFVNRLGEKKRFKLVYIKLPNNQGTSVRRIIGLPGEEIKYSKDKLYVDHVSKEEKFILDEIQQADANSTFYTEDFTINQKFKTNTIPKGKFLVLGDNRPYSTDSRYFGLIDEKSIIGVVEMRVLPIHKMVRY; encoded by the coding sequence ATGAAAACAACTGTCAAAAAACAAAAGAGAAAAGTAACTAGTAGTGTTCGGATAGTTGATTCATCAAAAAATAAAAAGAGAAAGAAAAAAGATAAAGGCATAAGAAGACAAGCATCTGTAGTAAAAAGAAAAAAGAAACTAATTCATCTTAAGAAAAAATCAAAGCGTTCTGTAAAAAAAAGAAAGCGTAAATTGTGGAAAAAATCAATTCGAAGAATAGTATCGGAGCTGATTAGTTCAATTGCTTTGGCAGCTTTATTTATTTGGGTGATTTCTTTATTCACATTTACATTTACTAGAATTGATGGATATGGAATGATGCCTACACTGACGAAGAATGATACTGTTTTTGTTAATCGTTTAGGTGAGAAGAAACGATTTAAGCTGGTGTATATCAAGTTGCCAAATAATCAAGGTACATCTGTGCGGCGAATTATTGGATTACCGGGTGAAGAAATCAAATACAGTAAAGATAAATTGTACGTAGATCATGTGAGTAAAGAAGAAAAGTTTATTTTAGACGAAATTCAACAGGCCGATGCAAATAGCACTTTCTACACAGAAGATTTTACGATAAATCAAAAATTCAAAACGAATACAATCCCAAAAGGAAAATTTTTAGTTTTGGGAGATAATAGACCGTATTCCACTGATAGTCGTTATTTTGGTTTGATAGATGAGAAATCAATTATAGGCGTTGTTGAAATGAGGGTACTCCCCATCCATAAGATGGTTAGATATTAG
- a CDS encoding choloylglycine hydrolase family protein produces MCTSVTMTTKDQHVLLARTMDFAVVLDAEPTFIPRKKIAFATDKNDYAFVGMARQIDNGEFVFADGLNEKGLSCAALYFSGYAEYNSQDKEKQYTLAPHDIVPFLLSTCSTIGEVTQKMEHVQIEHTVLDFIGIVLPLHWIVTDRTGESIVIEYTEQTLHIYENKIGVMTNSPDYKWHTTNLRNYLGLQPEQKSEVHLDNMIMKPFGEGAGAFGLPGDFTPPSRFVRAVFLKSCLQDIQTEGDGITALFHVLSNVDIPKGAVKTSQAYDYTQYTSIMVNSSLNYYYKTYNNPRIRCIQLDNEDFDATTGKIWSSGDIEDILYRNKK; encoded by the coding sequence ATGTGTACAAGTGTTACGATGACAACAAAAGATCAACATGTTTTATTAGCTAGAACAATGGATTTTGCAGTTGTTCTGGATGCTGAGCCAACGTTTATTCCAAGGAAAAAAATTGCATTTGCAACTGATAAAAATGACTATGCTTTTGTCGGGATGGCAAGGCAGATCGATAATGGTGAATTCGTTTTTGCTGACGGCTTAAATGAAAAAGGACTTTCTTGTGCTGCTCTTTATTTTTCTGGTTATGCTGAGTATAATAGTCAGGATAAAGAAAAACAGTACACTCTAGCGCCACATGATATTGTCCCTTTTTTACTCTCTACTTGTTCAACTATTGGTGAAGTAACACAAAAAATGGAACATGTTCAAATTGAACATACTGTTTTGGATTTTATAGGTATCGTATTGCCCTTACATTGGATTGTGACAGATCGAACAGGGGAAAGCATTGTCATCGAATACACTGAACAAACATTGCATATTTATGAAAATAAGATTGGGGTTATGACGAACAGCCCAGATTATAAATGGCATACCACAAATTTAAGAAACTATCTTGGCTTACAACCTGAACAAAAGTCAGAAGTGCATTTAGATAACATGATAATGAAACCATTTGGCGAAGGTGCTGGTGCGTTTGGACTTCCGGGTGACTTTACTCCGCCATCAAGATTTGTTAGAGCAGTGTTCTTAAAATCGTGTCTGCAAGATATCCAAACAGAAGGAGATGGCATTACCGCTCTGTTTCACGTCCTTAGCAATGTTGATATTCCTAAAGGTGCCGTGAAAACCTCTCAAGCCTATGATTACACTCAATATACTTCTATCATGGTGAATAGCTCTTTAAATTATTACTATAAAACATACAATAATCCACGTATTCGCTGTATTCAATTAGACAATGAGGATTTTGATGCAACAACTGGAAAAATTTGGTCTAGTGGAGATATAGAAGATATTTTGTATCGAAATAAAAAATAA
- a CDS encoding collagen binding domain-containing protein: MLKKLSWFLVMVVGILGLVGFGEHSSAAELNNGGFVDSIQFDKTELMDGELTSIHVTFSEKSDTKLKAGDTLTLSLPKELEGLTDSNDAPREIDLNGLGIVRVYKDKVICTFNEKVNQLERVRGEFTFGVRVTNVEENTVKEVPVNLGTSVSVQNIVVKGQTGIYEEVEKPFFYKTGDLLGKSGQIRWFLSANLNKSDLANDIVMKDKSGGGQLLNKDSFTFTIDNYLGQSTLSLEEFQNQGYGTVEFGAENEFVIRLYRSKARLASFTIMYTATITDAGKKQANFTNDCQIDYQILYQKPINEQATHQVKNIFLDGNAIGDENQSIKEAIEQEETIEDESNELEEIAPLDPEEQAKESQEEELNKAKEDQPEIHVGEQEETTEDESNELEEIAPLDPEEQAKESQEEELNKAKEDQPEVKVDEQEEVIEEETKGLEKIKPIKPEIVEITEIPELETKITGTKVDVQRDNQTKTTLQIDNNIPSNHEVNGQSQKSKLLLSNDKDNTTQSKAQLPKAGSKNSIMLMIAGFVVILLAFAAYTIKRKNM; the protein is encoded by the coding sequence ATGTTAAAAAAGTTATCGTGGTTTTTAGTAATGGTTGTCGGTATTTTAGGTTTGGTTGGATTCGGTGAGCACTCATCTGCTGCAGAATTAAACAATGGAGGATTTGTTGATTCAATTCAGTTTGATAAAACAGAATTAATGGACGGAGAATTGACGTCGATTCATGTGACGTTTAGTGAAAAGTCAGATACAAAGTTAAAAGCAGGCGATACTTTAACGCTGTCGCTGCCTAAAGAACTTGAAGGATTGACAGATTCGAATGATGCTCCGCGTGAAATAGATTTAAACGGGTTGGGAATAGTTCGTGTGTATAAAGATAAAGTCATTTGTACATTCAACGAAAAGGTAAATCAATTGGAGCGTGTTAGAGGAGAATTTACTTTTGGTGTGCGTGTAACCAATGTTGAAGAGAATACAGTAAAAGAAGTACCAGTAAATCTAGGAACCTCAGTCAGTGTACAGAATATTGTTGTTAAAGGACAAACAGGCATATATGAAGAGGTTGAGAAGCCTTTCTTTTATAAAACAGGAGATTTATTAGGAAAATCAGGACAAATTCGTTGGTTTTTATCAGCGAATCTAAATAAAAGTGATTTGGCCAATGACATTGTTATGAAAGATAAATCAGGTGGGGGTCAATTATTAAATAAAGATAGTTTTACATTCACCATTGATAACTACCTAGGTCAGTCAACATTGAGTTTAGAGGAATTTCAAAATCAAGGTTATGGTACAGTAGAATTTGGTGCAGAGAATGAGTTTGTGATTCGTTTATACCGTAGTAAAGCTCGTTTAGCTTCATTTACTATCATGTATACAGCAACAATTACGGATGCAGGGAAAAAACAAGCGAACTTTACAAATGATTGTCAAATCGATTACCAAATTTTATATCAAAAACCAATCAATGAACAAGCAACACATCAAGTGAAGAACATTTTCTTAGATGGGAATGCAATTGGTGATGAAAATCAGTCAATTAAAGAAGCAATTGAGCAAGAAGAAACCATAGAAGATGAATCAAATGAGTTAGAAGAAATCGCGCCACTAGATCCAGAAGAACAAGCGAAAGAAAGCCAAGAAGAAGAATTAAATAAAGCCAAAGAAGATCAACCAGAGATTCATGTTGGCGAACAAGAAGAAACCACAGAAGATGAATCAAACGAGTTAGAAGAAATCGCGCCACTAGATCCAGAAGAACAAGCGAAAGAAAGCCAAGAAGAAGAATTGAACAAAGCGAAAGAAGACCAACCAGAAGTCAAGGTTGATGAACAAGAAGAAGTAATCGAAGAGGAAACAAAAGGCTTAGAAAAAATCAAACCAATCAAGCCAGAAATTGTAGAAATAACAGAAATACCAGAATTAGAAACGAAAATTACTGGTACGAAAGTGGATGTCCAACGTGACAATCAAACGAAAACAACGCTTCAAATTGATAATAATATCCCTTCAAATCATGAAGTAAATGGACAATCCCAAAAAAGTAAACTTTTATTAAGCAATGACAAAGATAATACGACGCAATCAAAAGCTCAATTACCAAAAGCTGGAAGTAAAAATAGCATCATGCTTATGATTGCTGGTTTTGTAGTTATCTTGTTAGCTTTTGCAGCGTATACCATAAAACGCAAAAACATGTAA
- a CDS encoding glycoside hydrolase family 1 protein, whose amino-acid sequence MSFPKNFLWGGATAANQCEGAWNVAGKGESICDHNRAGSRTANTRRSFDLVIDTDKYYYPSHTGIDSYHRYKEDIALFAEMGFKVYRMSIAWSRIFPNGDEDAPNEAGLAFYDEVFDELAKYGIEPLVTISHFELPFHLGKTYDGFLDKRTIGFYENYATTLFERYKNKVKYWLTFNEINFGTMDHGKRINGLFNREYTETEQYQALHNVFLASARAVIAGHKINPEFKIGCMLAYITMYPKTCRPEDVLKTQQINEKFNFFCGDVQVKGKYPYFMKRYFEKNHIQVDVTEEDKALLKAGTVDYYTFSYYMTTCITDDLENRNDKTGGNLFGGVSNEYLETSDWGWQIDPIGLRYTLNQIYSRYEVPLMVVENGLGAFDEVETDGSINDDYRIDYFKRHIIEMEKAIDDGVDLIGYTPWGCIDLISAGTGEMSKRYGFIYVDRDDEGNGTLDRSRKKSFYWYKQVIESNGENLG is encoded by the coding sequence ATGAGTTTTCCAAAAAATTTTTTATGGGGCGGCGCAACAGCCGCTAATCAATGCGAAGGTGCTTGGAATGTAGCGGGAAAAGGAGAATCTATTTGCGATCATAATCGCGCTGGAAGTCGTACCGCCAATACACGCCGTTCCTTCGATTTAGTCATTGACACGGATAAGTATTACTATCCTAGTCATACAGGGATCGATTCTTACCATCGATATAAAGAAGATATCGCTTTATTTGCAGAAATGGGCTTTAAAGTGTATCGGATGTCTATTGCTTGGTCACGGATTTTTCCAAATGGGGATGAAGACGCGCCAAACGAGGCAGGTTTAGCATTTTATGATGAGGTTTTTGATGAATTAGCGAAATATGGCATTGAACCACTTGTAACGATTTCTCACTTTGAACTGCCTTTTCATTTAGGAAAAACTTATGATGGCTTTTTAGATAAACGGACAATCGGCTTTTACGAAAACTATGCAACGACGCTTTTTGAGCGTTATAAAAATAAAGTAAAATACTGGCTGACCTTCAATGAAATCAATTTTGGTACAATGGATCATGGTAAACGCATCAATGGTTTATTTAATCGTGAGTATACAGAAACTGAACAGTATCAAGCACTGCACAATGTCTTTTTGGCTTCTGCACGTGCAGTTATCGCAGGTCACAAGATCAATCCTGAGTTTAAAATCGGGTGTATGCTAGCGTATATTACGATGTATCCAAAAACCTGTCGTCCTGAAGATGTGTTAAAAACACAGCAGATTAATGAAAAATTCAACTTTTTCTGTGGAGATGTGCAAGTCAAAGGAAAATATCCGTATTTCATGAAACGTTATTTTGAAAAAAATCATATTCAGGTGGATGTGACCGAAGAAGACAAAGCCTTACTAAAAGCTGGAACGGTCGATTATTATACCTTCAGTTATTACATGACCACTTGTATTACAGATGATTTAGAAAATCGTAATGATAAAACAGGCGGAAATCTCTTTGGCGGTGTCTCAAATGAATACCTTGAAACCAGTGATTGGGGCTGGCAAATCGATCCTATTGGTCTGCGTTATACGTTAAACCAAATCTATTCTCGTTATGAAGTGCCATTAATGGTCGTAGAAAATGGGCTTGGTGCCTTTGATGAAGTAGAAACAGATGGCTCAATCAATGATGACTATCGGATTGATTACTTCAAACGCCATATTATTGAAATGGAAAAAGCCATTGATGATGGGGTTGATTTGATTGGCTATACGCCTTGGGGTTGTATTGATTTAATCAGTGCCGGTACGGGCGAAATGAGTAAACGTTATGGCTTCATTTATGTAGATCGTGATGATGAAGGAAACGGAACACTTGATAGAAGTCGTAAAAAATCATTTTATTGGTATAAACAAGTGATTGAGTCAAATGGTGAAAATCTTGGCTAG
- a CDS encoding beta-glucoside-specific PTS transporter subunit IIABC, translating to MGKYEELAKNIVKEVGGKENVNSLTNCITRLRFKLKDDSKANTEVLKNMDGVVTVMQAGGQYQVVIGNHVPDVRKDVDAVLGVLEPVTDDGPKGNLFDRFVDMISGIFQPILAPLSAAGMLKGINAVLAFALGANFSASSTYAVFNAMGDGLFLFLPIFIGYTAMKKFGGSPFLGMMIASSLVYTGFIDGSATKTFAESGGLNFFSIPFSIPAAGYGSTVMPIIAATAFAAFLEKQLRKIIPDVVKLFLVPFFTALITVPLTFLVIGPIMNVVADGLGNGLLAVQAFNPIIFGAIIGFSWQILVMFGMHWALIPFVIISLSQGQPTSLLTGSGSVSFAQTGAVLAVMLKTKNLKLKELSIPAFISGIFGVTEPAIYGITLPKKKPFWASCIVGGVIGAIAMSLGIQSYQMGGLGIFRYTATIAPDGNMKFAIYNMILDAIALAAGFGLAWLLGFKDDEPTTKLSKEEAKRAATGQQKKLTKDEVFSPATGNVLPLSEARDAAFSEGIMGKGVVIEPTKGEIVAPFDGTVMTLFPTKHAIGLISDNGTELLIHIGIDTVQLDGEGFEAFVEQQATVKKGDLLVTFDIPAIEKAGYNTQVPIIVTNTPDYADVIPTAEKPINQGDLLITAIISN from the coding sequence ATGGGCAAATATGAAGAACTTGCAAAAAATATTGTCAAAGAAGTCGGAGGCAAAGAAAACGTCAATTCTTTAACCAATTGTATTACGCGCCTTCGCTTTAAATTGAAAGATGATAGTAAGGCAAATACTGAAGTCTTAAAAAATATGGATGGCGTTGTCACCGTAATGCAGGCTGGCGGACAATATCAGGTCGTGATCGGAAACCATGTGCCAGACGTTCGTAAAGATGTAGATGCGGTACTAGGTGTCTTAGAGCCTGTTACAGACGATGGACCAAAAGGGAATTTATTTGATCGATTTGTTGATATGATTTCAGGTATTTTTCAACCTATTTTGGCGCCATTGTCTGCAGCTGGGATGCTAAAAGGAATCAATGCTGTTTTGGCGTTTGCGTTAGGTGCTAATTTTTCCGCTAGTTCAACTTATGCGGTCTTCAACGCTATGGGTGATGGATTGTTCCTATTCTTACCGATTTTTATCGGATATACAGCGATGAAAAAATTTGGTGGATCACCGTTTTTAGGAATGATGATCGCTTCCAGTTTAGTATACACAGGGTTTATTGATGGTTCTGCAACTAAAACGTTCGCAGAAAGTGGTGGGTTGAATTTCTTTAGTATTCCATTTTCTATCCCTGCCGCTGGATATGGTTCAACCGTCATGCCGATTATCGCTGCCACTGCGTTTGCTGCCTTTCTTGAAAAGCAGTTGCGTAAAATCATTCCAGATGTCGTCAAACTGTTTCTGGTTCCGTTTTTTACAGCATTGATCACAGTGCCACTAACCTTTTTAGTGATTGGACCAATCATGAATGTCGTTGCCGATGGACTTGGAAATGGTTTACTTGCTGTTCAAGCATTTAACCCGATTATTTTTGGTGCAATTATTGGGTTCTCTTGGCAAATTCTCGTAATGTTTGGGATGCACTGGGCACTGATTCCATTTGTGATCATCTCGCTTTCTCAAGGACAACCAACCTCTCTTCTAACAGGTTCAGGAAGTGTCTCCTTTGCACAAACTGGGGCTGTACTTGCTGTTATGTTAAAAACAAAAAATTTAAAATTAAAAGAATTGTCCATACCAGCGTTTATCTCAGGTATCTTTGGTGTTACTGAACCAGCTATTTACGGGATTACCTTACCAAAAAAGAAACCATTTTGGGCTTCTTGTATCGTCGGTGGTGTGATCGGTGCGATTGCTATGAGTTTAGGTATTCAATCTTACCAAATGGGGGGACTTGGTATATTTAGATACACAGCAACCATTGCTCCTGATGGAAATATGAAATTTGCGATTTATAATATGATTTTAGATGCGATTGCATTGGCTGCTGGTTTTGGTTTAGCATGGCTACTAGGTTTCAAAGATGATGAACCAACTACTAAACTATCAAAAGAAGAAGCAAAACGTGCCGCGACTGGACAACAAAAGAAATTAACCAAAGACGAAGTATTTTCACCTGCAACAGGAAACGTTCTTCCTTTAAGTGAAGCAAGAGATGCGGCATTTTCAGAAGGAATTATGGGAAAAGGTGTTGTCATCGAACCTACAAAAGGCGAAATTGTTGCACCATTTGACGGGACTGTAATGACCTTATTTCCGACTAAACATGCTATTGGTTTAATTTCAGATAATGGAACGGAATTATTGATCCACATCGGTATTGATACTGTTCAATTAGATGGCGAAGGATTTGAAGCGTTCGTTGAACAACAAGCAACAGTCAAAAAAGGAGATCTACTGGTTACCTTTGATATTCCTGCCATTGAAAAAGCTGGGTACAATACCCAAGTCCCAATCATTGTTACGAATACGCCAGATTATGCCGATGTGATTCCTACTGCTGAAAAGCCAATAAACCAAGGAGATCTATTGATTACGGCGATTATTTCAAACTAA
- the licT gene encoding BglG family transcription antiterminator LicT produces the protein MEILKILNNNVVIVLNEENEEVILMGNGLGFQMKAGSHVDSAKIEKVFKLENQIESEQIEQLLADIPEEIIELSYKILSHAKKVLNKELNETAFIAIADHLHASIQREKKNIPVKNFLLWDIKRFFPTELEIARTAIQLVNQQLNTSLTDDEAGFLALHLTNAQLDNNHEDAISLTQLIEEIITVIKYTLRINLAENDIYFQRFITHLKFFTERIIKGTTTTLEENQVENQLFFLVTNQYPEAFEATKKVAELLKSRRNYTMSKDEQVYITIHLARIIDKRS, from the coding sequence TTGGAAATTCTAAAAATTTTAAATAATAATGTGGTCATTGTTCTTAACGAAGAAAATGAAGAAGTCATTTTGATGGGAAACGGTTTAGGCTTTCAGATGAAGGCTGGTTCACATGTTGATTCAGCAAAAATCGAAAAAGTGTTTAAATTAGAAAATCAGATAGAATCTGAACAGATTGAACAATTATTAGCAGACATCCCAGAAGAAATCATTGAACTCTCCTATAAAATTTTATCTCATGCTAAAAAGGTGCTCAATAAAGAATTAAACGAAACAGCCTTCATAGCGATTGCTGATCATTTACATGCTTCTATCCAACGAGAAAAGAAAAATATTCCGGTTAAAAATTTTTTATTGTGGGATATCAAACGTTTTTTCCCAACCGAATTAGAGATCGCACGAACAGCTATCCAACTGGTGAACCAACAATTAAATACGTCCTTAACGGATGACGAAGCTGGTTTTTTAGCTCTACATCTAACAAATGCTCAATTAGATAATAATCATGAAGATGCGATCAGTCTCACACAGTTGATTGAAGAGATCATAACTGTCATTAAATATACGCTAAGAATCAACCTTGCTGAAAATGATATCTATTTCCAACGCTTTATTACGCATTTAAAATTCTTCACCGAACGAATAATCAAAGGCACAACTACCACGCTAGAAGAGAATCAAGTCGAAAATCAATTATTTTTCTTAGTCACCAATCAATACCCAGAAGCTTTTGAAGCCACAAAAAAAGTCGCTGAGTTATTAAAAAGTCGTCGCAATTATACGATGTCAAAAGATGAACAAGTCTACATCACCATTCATTTGGCTCGAATCATTGATAAAAGAAGTTAA